One Gossypium raimondii isolate GPD5lz chromosome 3, ASM2569854v1, whole genome shotgun sequence genomic window carries:
- the LOC105795871 gene encoding uncharacterized protein LOC105795871 yields MEMLQMSLWGRQRGSRNRERKNYLSNVIFALRAKKLARKGCEAYLAYISVSDFRDSSIKDIKMVKEFLDFFPEELPRLPPNREVEFGIELLPGTTLLREVTFLGHVVSVEGIRVDPRKIEVVLDWKQLKTVSEIRSFLKLTDVQQESFEKLKTILTEALVLIQPESRKEFTVYSDASYVGLGCVLMQEGKVVTYASRQLKTHEVERRNTEDFGLNSEEVLCFRRRICVPKDTESRQSILREAHSSPYAMHPSVNMMYCDLRELYWWPDLKREVTKFVANQDSTLEVVESDYGLLRTDYSPQKLAKLYMFEIVRLHGVPISIISDKDPRFTSRFWKKLHEALGSWEDYLPLAEFAYNNSYQTSIQIAPYEALYSRRCRTPSCWTELGERRILGPELVFDIEDKLHDVFHVSMLRCYRSDPTHIVSVEEIEVRPDLTFEKESVQILERDVKVLRRKSNPLVKVLWRNHSSEEATWELEDAMRCDRSILICFDQDGSAGLVVKWSANVARGLEFESLHGQKG; encoded by the exons ATGGAGATGCTCCAGATGTCATTATGG GGAAGACAGCGAGGTAGTCGCAATAGAGAgcgcaagaactacttatcgaATGTGATTTTTGCATTAAGGGCCAAAAAGTTAGCTCGTAAAGGATGTGAGGCGTATCTTGCTTACATCAGTGTTTCAGATTTTAGAGATTCTTCGATTAAGGATATCAAGATGGTTAAAGAGTTTCTAGACTTTTTTCCTGAAGAGCTACCTAGGTTACCTCCGAATCGTGAAGtagagtttgggattgagctcCTTCCTGGTACAACTCTG tTACGAGAAGTAACGTTTTTGGGACATGTGGTTTCTGTTGAGGGGATTAGAGTCGATCCTCGAAAGATTGAGGTTGTCTTGGATTGGAAGCAACTTAAGACTGTATCTGAGATCCGTAGTTTTCTGAAACTG ACTGACGTgcagcaagagagctttgagaagcttaagactATATTGACGGAAGCCCTCGTTCTAATACAGCCAGAGTCTAGAAAGGAGTTTACTGTGTACAGCGATGCGTCATATGTTGGTTTAGGATGTGTGCTGATGCAAGAGGGTAAAGTGGTAACGTatgcgtctcgtcagcttaagactcATGAG GTTGAGCGTAGGAATACTGAGGATTTTGGATTGAATAGTGAAGAGGTGCTCTGTTTCCGTAGGAGAATCTGTGTACCAAAAGATACTGAATCGAGGCAATCTATTCTGagagaggcgcatagtagcccttatgctatgcatccgaGCGTAAATATGATGTACTGTGACCTTCGTGAGTTATACTGGTGGCCAGATCTTAAGCGAGAGGTTACCAAATTTGTGGCTAA TCAAGATTCCACTTTGGAAGTGGTAGAGAGTgactatggacttc TTCGTACTGACTACTCTCCACAGAAGCTGGCTAAATTGTATATGTttgagatagtgagactgcatggggtaccgaTTTCAATTATATCTGATAAAGATCCTCGCTTCACGTCTCGGTTCTGGAAGAAGTTGCATgaagctttgg gcagttgggaggattACTTGCCGCTAGCAGAGTTTGCTTATAACAACAGCTATCAGACTAGCATTCAGAttgcaccttacgaggctttataTAGTCGTAGGTGTCGTACACCttcatgttggactgagttgggcgagcgGCGTATTCTGGGCCCTGAACTAGTTTTTGATATCGAGGATAAA CTTCACGACGTGTTCCACGTCTCTATGTTGAGGTGCTACCGCTCTGATCCTACGCATATTGTTtctgttgaggagatcgaggttaggccagatttGACCTTTGAAAAGGAGTCGGTTCAGATATTGGAGCGAGATGTAAAGGTTCTAAGAAGAAAATCCAACCCACTGGTTAAGGTTCTTTGGCGTAATCATAGCTCtgaggaggccacgtgggagcttGAGGATGCGATGCGATGCGACAGAAGTATCCTCATCTGTTTtgatcag GATGGGTCTGCTGGTCTAGTTGTTAAGTGGAGTGCTAATGTTGCAAGAGGTCTGGAGTTTGAGTCCTTGCATGGGCAAAAGGGATAA